CTTTGAATTCGGGATTGATGTCGTCCATTTCGTAGAGTTTGTCGTAATCGAGCTCTGCCTCAGCCAGCAACACGTTCATGTGTCCGGGCATTCTGCCGGCCACCGGATGAATGGCGAATCGAACCCGTTTGCCCATTTTTTCCATCAACGTGGCCAGTTCCACGACCAAAAATTGGGCCTGTGCCAGGGCCATGCCGTAACCCGGTATGATGATGATGGATTTGGCCTTTCGGCCTGCTTCCACCGCAGCAGCGAGTGGATCGCCGGCCGCAGGAGAAACAGGTGTTGGTTCGGCTTGGCCAGAAGGAGCGTTGTCCGGTGGCGGTTCTATACCTTGAGTCAGCGCCTCGGGCTTAGCCGCCGCAGCCTTGCTTTGAAATCCGATGAACACCTTGAGCAGATTGCGATTCATCGCCTTGCACATCACATGGGTTAGGATCGACCCCGAGGCGGCCACTGCAGCTCCGCAGGCGATCAGCAGGCGGTTCTGAATAATGATGCCGCAAAAGGCAGCTGCCAGTCCAGCGGTGGCATTAAGAAACGAGATCAGGACCGGCATGTCTGCGCCGCCGATGCGGATGGAAAAGACCAATCCAAGGGCGATGGACAGCACGATCAAGACCAGCAGATAGTACACCAGCGTTTGGCCCTCAGCTCCGCCGGCCGTCACACCGCCAAAAGCGAGGAGAACCACCAGCCCGATGATCAGCCAGCTGTGTTTGGGCAGGACCACCGGCGGTTGGTTGATCAGGTTCGCGAGCTTTCCGGCTGCGATCAGGCTTCCGCTGAAGGTCACTGCTCCGATGATCAAGCCAAGGAGTCCGGAGATTTTGGCCATGCCCGGTTCCGCCCCTCTGGTCAGTTCGACAAAGGAGACGAGAAAAGCGGCCACGCCGCCGGCGCCGTGCTGGAACGCCACCATCGCCGGGATTTGAATCATGTTCACGCGCATGGCCACCAGCCAGCCCACCAGCGAGCCTGCCAGCAAGGCGATCAGCACCAGCTCAGGGTGCAGAATCTTGTGCCGCCAGAGCACCACTGCGACGGCTAAAAGCAGGGCAAAGGCTGCCAGCAGATTGCCGGAGCGTGCCCCCTTAGGCGTTCTGAAC
This is a stretch of genomic DNA from bacterium. It encodes these proteins:
- a CDS encoding NAD(P)(+) transhydrogenase (Re/Si-specific) subunit beta; this encodes MDFKLGLLIDLAIILVFLSGFRLFRTPKGARSGNLLAAFALLLAVAVVLWRHKILHPELVLIALLAGSLVGWLVAMRVNMIQIPAMVAFQHGAGGVAAFLVSFVELTRGAEPGMAKISGLLGLIIGAVTFSGSLIAAGKLANLINQPPVVLPKHSWLIIGLVVLLAFGGVTAGGAEGQTLVYYLLVLIVLSIALGLVFSIRIGGADMPVLISFLNATAGLAAAFCGIIIQNRLLIACGAAVAASGSILTHVMCKAMNRNLLKVFIGFQSKAAAAKPEALTQGIEPPPDNAPSGQAEPTPVSPAAGDPLAAAVEAGRKAKSIIIIPGYGMALAQAQFLVVELATLMEKMGKRVRFAIHPVAGRMPGHMNVLLAEAELDYDKLYEMDDINPEFKDTDLAIVVGASDVVNPAAITIPDTPISGMPILLAHEAKRVLVCNLDARPGYSGIENPLYQQNKAILLFGDAKTTIQNLIKGLSPGTEPAR